One segment of Phaeacidiphilus oryzae TH49 DNA contains the following:
- a CDS encoding SigB/SigF/SigG family RNA polymerase sigma factor → MSARCPGGAEAALDGLPELPAVPAAVSTRQARELTRILLARLAVIEPGTAAHTYLRHVLIELNLSLVKYVAARFRFRSESRDELVQAGSIGLINAIDRFDVSRGVEFTTFAIPTIEGEIKRFLRDTTWCVHVPRRLQELRLNLMRATDELEQALDRRPTAAELAKLLDTDEQEVNEGLSACQAYSASSLDASEGMREFADGARARSLGADDSDADIERVENLESLRHLLAELPERERTILSLRFGADLSQSQIAQRVGLSQMHISRILSQTFATLREGLLKDRVTDGRRRRAPAA, encoded by the coding sequence ATGTCCGCACGATGCCCAGGAGGCGCCGAGGCTGCCCTGGACGGACTCCCGGAGCTCCCCGCGGTGCCGGCCGCCGTCTCCACCAGGCAGGCCCGCGAGCTCACCCGCATCCTGCTGGCACGTCTCGCGGTGATCGAGCCGGGCACCGCCGCCCACACCTACCTGCGGCACGTCCTCATCGAGTTGAACCTCTCGCTGGTCAAGTACGTGGCGGCGCGCTTCCGCTTCCGCAGCGAATCGCGGGACGAGCTGGTGCAGGCCGGATCGATCGGGCTGATCAACGCCATCGACCGGTTCGACGTGAGCCGGGGGGTGGAGTTCACCACCTTCGCCATCCCCACCATCGAGGGGGAGATCAAGCGGTTCCTGCGGGACACCACCTGGTGCGTCCATGTGCCCCGCCGGCTCCAGGAGCTGCGGCTGAACCTGATGCGCGCCACCGACGAGCTGGAACAGGCGCTCGACCGCCGGCCGACCGCGGCAGAGCTGGCGAAACTGCTGGACACCGACGAGCAGGAGGTCAACGAGGGGCTGTCGGCCTGCCAGGCCTACAGCGCCAGCTCACTGGACGCCAGCGAGGGGATGCGGGAGTTCGCCGACGGCGCCAGGGCCAGGAGCCTCGGCGCGGACGACTCCGACGCCGACATCGAACGGGTGGAGAACCTGGAGTCGCTGCGGCATCTGCTGGCCGAACTCCCGGAGCGGGAGCGGACGATCCTCTCCCTGCGCTTCGGCGCCGACCTGAGCCAGTCCCAGATCGCCCAGCGGGTCGGCCTCTCCCAGATGCACATCTCCCGGATCCTCTCCCAGACCTTCGCCACGCTGCGCGAGGGCCTCCTCAAGGACCGGGTGACGGACGGCCGCCGGCGACGGGCACCCGCGGCCTGA
- a CDS encoding alpha-ketoglutarate-dependent dioxygenase AlkB codes for MTVHLQGSLFDQADSVDEVALGGLDGLSREELGAGAWIDVLPGWLHGASVLFEQLLNDVPWRAERRRMYERVVEVPRLLAFYGEGERLPAPLLARARDALSAHYADELGEPFTTAGLCLYRDGRDSVAWHGDRIGRGAREDTMVAILSVGAPRDLLLRPAGGGGPALRRPLGHGDLLVMGGSCQRTWEHAIPKTAHDAGARISIQFRTSGVR; via the coding sequence ATGACGGTGCATCTCCAGGGGTCGCTGTTCGACCAGGCCGACAGCGTCGACGAGGTGGCGCTGGGCGGTCTCGACGGCCTGTCGAGGGAGGAGCTCGGCGCCGGGGCCTGGATCGACGTCCTCCCCGGCTGGCTCCACGGCGCCTCCGTACTCTTCGAACAGCTGCTCAACGACGTCCCCTGGCGCGCCGAGCGGCGCCGGATGTACGAGAGGGTGGTCGAGGTCCCCCGCCTCCTCGCCTTCTACGGCGAGGGCGAGCGACTGCCCGCCCCCCTCCTGGCCCGCGCCCGGGACGCGCTGAGCGCCCACTACGCCGACGAGCTCGGGGAGCCCTTCACCACCGCCGGGCTGTGCCTCTACCGCGACGGCCGGGACAGTGTCGCCTGGCACGGCGACCGGATCGGTCGAGGCGCCCGGGAGGACACCATGGTCGCCATCCTCTCGGTCGGCGCTCCCCGCGACCTGCTGCTGCGACCGGCCGGAGGGGGCGGCCCGGCGCTGCGCCGCCCCCTCGGCCACGGCGACCTGCTGGTGATGGGCGGCTCCTGCCAGCGCACCTGGGAGCACGCGATCCCGAAGACCGCCCATGACGCGGGGGCCAGGATCAGCATCCAGTTCCGCACCAGCGGGGTGCGCTGA
- a CDS encoding GNAT family N-acetyltransferase, which yields MAGPDTGVLDDPVGESLRGRHAHLARGVGRVASYRPGVSTFSSVSPDAGPADWDDLAGLLGPGGLADLFSCPATPPADWAPVFDLAGRQLVGSGEAAVRTPGGAEPVELGAEDVPEMLDLVARTRPGPFWPRTHELGTYLGIRDRATGALLAMAGERLRPPGWTEISAVCTAPEARGRGHAARLIHALAARIAARDERPFLHVAESNTGAIALYERLGFTTRRQVTFRGYRVP from the coding sequence ATGGCGGGTCCTGACACCGGCGTACTGGACGACCCGGTGGGCGAGTCGCTCCGCGGGCGGCACGCCCATCTGGCGCGCGGGGTGGGGCGGGTGGCGAGCTATCGGCCCGGGGTCTCGACCTTCTCGTCGGTCTCCCCCGACGCGGGCCCCGCGGACTGGGACGACCTGGCCGGGCTGCTCGGACCCGGCGGACTCGCCGACCTGTTCAGCTGCCCGGCGACGCCGCCCGCCGACTGGGCGCCGGTCTTCGACCTGGCCGGCCGGCAGCTGGTGGGGAGCGGCGAGGCCGCGGTCCGTACCCCCGGCGGGGCCGAGCCGGTCGAACTGGGCGCGGAGGACGTGCCCGAGATGCTCGACCTGGTCGCGCGGACCCGGCCGGGGCCGTTCTGGCCGCGCACCCACGAGCTCGGGACCTACCTCGGCATCCGCGACCGGGCCACCGGCGCCCTGCTGGCGATGGCCGGCGAACGGCTGCGCCCGCCGGGCTGGACCGAGATCAGCGCCGTCTGCACGGCCCCCGAGGCGCGCGGGCGCGGCCACGCCGCCCGGCTGATCCATGCGCTCGCCGCGCGCATCGCGGCCCGCGACGAGCGCCCTTTCCTTCATGTGGCCGAGTCGAACACCGGCGCGATCGCGCTCTACGAGCGGCTCGGCTTCACGACCCGGCGGCAGGTGACGTTCCGCGGCTACCGCGTGCCGTGA
- a CDS encoding cysteine hydrolase family protein, producing the protein MPGKENGEHAEKTALIVIDMINTYDHPDADALIPSVREALPAVTGLLDRARAVGLPVVYVNDNFGRWRSHHDEILDIALSGPHADLVEPIRPDADSLFVVKARHSIFYQTPLEYVLRHEGIGRVVLCGQVTEQCVLYSALDAHIRHLDVCVPDDAVAHIHPDLADAALRMMARNMAADVRPAKEVVLE; encoded by the coding sequence ATGCCCGGCAAGGAGAACGGCGAGCACGCCGAGAAGACCGCCCTGATCGTCATCGACATGATCAACACCTATGACCATCCGGACGCCGACGCCCTGATCCCGTCCGTACGCGAGGCCCTGCCGGCCGTCACCGGGCTGCTGGACCGGGCCCGTGCCGTCGGCCTGCCGGTGGTCTACGTCAACGACAACTTCGGGCGGTGGCGCTCCCACCACGACGAGATCCTGGACATCGCCCTCTCCGGCCCGCATGCCGACCTGGTCGAACCGATCCGCCCGGACGCGGACTCGCTGTTCGTGGTGAAGGCGCGGCACTCGATCTTCTACCAGACCCCCCTGGAGTACGTCCTCCGGCACGAGGGCATCGGCCGGGTAGTGCTCTGCGGGCAGGTCACCGAGCAGTGCGTCCTCTACTCGGCGCTCGACGCCCACATCCGCCACCTGGACGTCTGCGTGCCGGACGACGCCGTCGCCCACATCCACCCCGACCTGGCCGACGCCGCGCTGCGGATGATGGCGCGGAACATGGCCGCCGACGTCCGGCCGGCCAAGGAGGTCGTCCTGGAGTAA
- a CDS encoding polysaccharide pyruvyl transferase family protein, which translates to MIPRRPTRVLLTGWFSFLHGEATAGDVLAAEAMGTALAAAGVEHRAAWSPGFRPDRPGLDDCDPRDFSHLLFVCGPLHSRPPAPILDLHRRYADLRRIAAGVSVQDPADPAVLGFHRVLARDGQGRPGRDLAGYAAPVEPPGPPVLGVILTRGQQEYGGRRRHEAVIAGVEDWLGGVDAARLQLETRLDRADWRLMRTPAQLHSVLARLDAVVTNRLHGLVLALRAGVPAIAVDPVAGGAKVSAQAEALNWPAVLAADEVGGGVLDSWLRWCLGPEGRAAALRAGLPGAPSGSGLIAAVLDELRR; encoded by the coding sequence GTGATCCCGCGGCGGCCGACGAGGGTCCTGCTCACCGGCTGGTTCAGCTTCCTCCACGGTGAGGCGACCGCGGGCGACGTCCTGGCCGCCGAGGCCATGGGCACGGCGCTGGCGGCGGCCGGGGTGGAGCACCGGGCGGCCTGGTCCCCGGGCTTCCGCCCGGACCGGCCGGGACTCGACGACTGCGACCCCCGGGACTTCAGCCACCTCCTCTTCGTCTGCGGCCCCCTCCACTCCCGGCCGCCCGCCCCGATCCTCGACCTCCATCGCCGCTATGCCGACCTCCGGCGGATCGCGGCCGGGGTCTCCGTACAGGATCCGGCCGATCCGGCGGTCCTCGGCTTCCACCGGGTCCTGGCCCGGGACGGCCAGGGCCGTCCGGGCCGCGACCTCGCCGGATACGCGGCCCCCGTCGAGCCGCCGGGACCCCCGGTCCTCGGTGTGATCCTCACCCGCGGCCAGCAGGAGTACGGCGGCCGCCGGCGGCACGAGGCGGTGATCGCGGGCGTCGAGGACTGGCTGGGCGGGGTCGACGCCGCCCGGCTGCAGCTGGAGACCCGCCTGGACCGCGCGGACTGGCGGCTGATGCGGACCCCGGCGCAGCTCCACTCGGTGCTGGCCCGGCTGGACGCCGTGGTGACCAATCGGCTGCACGGGCTGGTCCTCGCGCTGCGCGCCGGGGTCCCGGCGATCGCCGTCGACCCGGTGGCGGGCGGAGCCAAGGTCAGCGCCCAGGCGGAGGCGCTGAACTGGCCGGCGGTGCTCGCCGCGGACGAGGTGGGCGGCGGGGTACTCGACTCCTGGCTGCGATGGTGCCTCGGCCCGGAGGGCAGGGCGGCCGCGCTCCGCGCCGGGCTGCCAGGCGCTCCGTCCGGCAGCGGATTGATCGCGGCGGTACTGGACGAGTTGCGGCGGTGA
- a CDS encoding cold-shock protein, giving the protein MATGTVKWFNSEKGFGFIEQDGGGPDVFAHYSNIATQGFRELQEGQKVTFDVTQGQKGPQAENIVPA; this is encoded by the coding sequence ATGGCTACCGGTACCGTGAAGTGGTTCAACTCGGAAAAGGGCTTCGGCTTCATCGAGCAGGACGGCGGCGGCCCCGACGTCTTCGCTCACTACTCGAACATCGCCACCCAGGGCTTCCGTGAGCTCCAGGAGGGCCAGAAGGTCACCTTCGACGTGACCCAGGGCCAGAAGGGCCCGCAGGCGGAGAACATCGTTCCCGCCTAA
- a CDS encoding MalY/PatB family protein, whose amino-acid sequence MPSEAAADPPFDEVVDRRAANSMKWSSARELLAPDEAAADPLPMWVADTDFRAPQPVLDALHGAVDHGVFGYPAGPTDGYLDAVTGWQARRFGWEVPREWVVPTAGVITTLKTAVQAFTSPGDSVLIQPPVYAHFHDDVRLNGRHLAYAPLRRTEDGYRFDAEVFEAAVRPDTRLFILSHPHNPTGNVWSEEELRTMGEICARHGVLVVSDEVHQDLVLNPARRHVPFASLSPEFAANSITCTAPSKTFNLPGLQCANAFVPDRRLREELARQYERNLFPVVNLLGMVAAEAAYTHGEPWLERLLDYLRGNHAHFARAVESAAAPLRVLPADALYLAWMDCRGLGLDAEALDRFLLIEARLWLDRGQKFGAEGRGYMRVNLGCPRSTLDEAIRRLTGAVAALRG is encoded by the coding sequence ATGCCGAGCGAAGCCGCCGCAGATCCGCCCTTCGACGAGGTCGTGGACCGGAGGGCGGCCAACTCCATGAAGTGGTCCTCCGCCCGGGAGCTCCTGGCCCCGGACGAGGCCGCCGCCGACCCGCTGCCCATGTGGGTGGCCGACACCGACTTCAGGGCCCCGCAGCCGGTGCTCGACGCCCTCCACGGCGCGGTGGACCACGGCGTCTTCGGCTACCCGGCCGGGCCGACCGACGGTTACCTGGACGCGGTGACCGGCTGGCAGGCCAGGCGGTTCGGCTGGGAGGTGCCGCGGGAGTGGGTGGTCCCCACGGCCGGGGTCATCACCACCCTGAAGACCGCCGTCCAGGCCTTCACCTCGCCGGGCGACTCGGTGCTGATCCAGCCGCCGGTCTACGCCCACTTCCACGACGACGTCCGGCTGAACGGCCGGCACCTGGCGTACGCCCCGCTGCGGCGCACCGAGGACGGCTACCGCTTCGACGCGGAGGTCTTCGAGGCCGCCGTCCGCCCCGACACCAGGCTGTTCATCCTCAGCCACCCGCACAATCCGACCGGCAACGTCTGGTCGGAGGAGGAACTGCGGACGATGGGGGAGATCTGCGCCCGGCACGGCGTCCTGGTCGTCTCCGACGAGGTCCACCAGGACCTGGTCCTCAACCCGGCCAGAAGGCACGTCCCGTTCGCCTCCCTCAGCCCGGAGTTCGCGGCGAACAGCATCACCTGCACGGCGCCCAGCAAGACCTTCAACCTCCCCGGCCTGCAGTGCGCCAACGCCTTCGTGCCCGACCGGCGGTTGCGCGAGGAACTGGCCCGGCAGTACGAGCGCAACCTCTTCCCGGTGGTCAACCTCCTCGGGATGGTCGCGGCCGAAGCCGCGTACACCCACGGCGAGCCGTGGCTGGAACGGCTCCTCGACTATCTGCGCGGCAACCACGCCCACTTCGCCCGGGCCGTCGAATCCGCCGCCGCACCGCTCCGGGTCCTTCCGGCCGACGCCCTCTACCTGGCCTGGATGGACTGCCGTGGACTGGGCCTGGACGCCGAGGCCCTCGACCGGTTCCTCCTCATCGAGGCCCGGCTGTGGCTGGATCGCGGACAGAAGTTCGGCGCCGAGGGCCGCGGATACATGCGGGTCAACCTCGGCTGCCCCCGCTCCACGCTCGACGAGGCCATCCGACGGCTGACCGGCGCCGTGGCGGCCCTGCGCGGCTGA
- a CDS encoding DUF5302 domain-containing protein: MGADAQPTEGERPEAAEGTDVSPDEEGRYDLKRKFREALARKNGTPTDAGTGGAGPNASKVHGAHGPAASQRSFRRKSGG; encoded by the coding sequence ATGGGTGCTGACGCTCAACCGACCGAAGGCGAACGGCCGGAGGCCGCCGAGGGCACCGACGTGTCCCCGGACGAGGAGGGCCGCTACGACCTCAAGCGGAAGTTCCGCGAGGCCCTGGCCCGCAAGAACGGCACCCCGACGGACGCCGGCACCGGTGGTGCGGGGCCGAACGCCTCCAAGGTGCACGGCGCCCACGGGCCCGCGGCCAGCCAGCGGTCCTTCCGCCGCAAGAGCGGCGGCTGA
- a CDS encoding glycosyltransferase family 2 protein, protein MTDGRTTLVVITRNRREELLGTLDRLAGLPQRPEVIVVDNASSDGTAEAVRTRFPAVRLLSPGRNLGAIGRNLAVRHAGTPYIAFNDDDTWWEPGSLAAAADLLDRHRGLAAVNGRILVEPSGREDPVVAELRDSPLKGPDWLPGPAIGSFLAAATVVRREAFDAVGGFHPRLWFGGEEELLATDLLSAGWQLCYVPALTVHHAASGARDSTARRIVGLRNTLWFTWLRRPGRSALRRTWRLARTVPRDAASARAFLAALRGLPWVLRERRPVPARVETALSALEDARRDSPARRYVG, encoded by the coding sequence ATGACCGACGGACGGACCACGCTGGTGGTGATCACCCGGAACCGCCGCGAGGAACTGCTGGGCACCCTGGACCGGCTGGCCGGGCTGCCCCAGCGGCCGGAGGTGATCGTCGTGGACAACGCGTCCAGCGACGGCACCGCGGAGGCGGTCCGCACCCGCTTCCCCGCGGTCCGGCTGCTCTCCCCCGGCCGGAATCTCGGCGCGATCGGCCGGAATCTCGCCGTCCGGCACGCCGGAACGCCGTACATCGCCTTCAACGACGACGACACCTGGTGGGAGCCGGGCTCCCTGGCCGCCGCGGCCGACCTGCTGGACCGCCATCGGGGACTGGCCGCGGTCAACGGCCGCATCCTGGTGGAGCCGTCCGGCCGCGAGGACCCGGTGGTGGCCGAGTTGCGGGACTCGCCGCTGAAGGGGCCGGACTGGCTGCCGGGGCCGGCGATCGGCTCCTTCCTGGCCGCGGCCACGGTGGTCCGGCGAGAGGCCTTCGACGCCGTCGGCGGCTTCCATCCGCGGCTGTGGTTCGGCGGCGAGGAGGAGCTGCTGGCCACCGATCTGCTCAGCGCCGGCTGGCAGCTGTGCTACGTCCCCGCCCTGACCGTCCACCACGCCGCCTCCGGCGCCCGGGACTCCACCGCGCGCCGGATCGTCGGGCTGCGCAACACCCTGTGGTTCACCTGGCTGCGGCGGCCGGGCCGGTCGGCGCTGCGGCGGACCTGGCGGCTGGCGCGGACGGTGCCCAGGGACGCCGCCTCGGCCCGCGCCTTCCTGGCGGCCCTCCGCGGGCTGCCCTGGGTGCTGCGCGAGCGCCGCCCGGTGCCCGCCCGCGTCGAGACGGCACTGAGCGCACTGGAGGACGCCCGCCGGGACTCCCCCGCCCGGCGCTACGTGGGCTGA
- a CDS encoding HAD family hydrolase: MSSNGNGGAPAAVLFDVDGTLVDTSYLHTVAWWQAFSQQDRAVSMARIHRAIGMGSDHLLDHLLGEDRDRSADEAVNSAHGALFAQYWPALRPLAGAADLVRACAARGLRVVLASSAQSPEFAAMRRALDVDDAVFAATCAGDVESSKPEPDLVQRALERAGTGPEAAVFVGDTGWDVEAARRADVPCVGVQSGGWSKAELTEAGAVEVYSGPDELAKRLESSILLRRGS, from the coding sequence ATGAGCAGCAACGGGAACGGGGGCGCGCCGGCCGCCGTGCTCTTCGATGTCGACGGCACGCTGGTGGACACCAGTTATCTCCACACCGTGGCCTGGTGGCAGGCGTTCAGCCAGCAGGACCGGGCGGTCTCGATGGCCCGCATCCACCGGGCCATCGGCATGGGCTCCGACCATCTGCTGGACCACCTCCTCGGCGAGGACCGGGACCGCTCGGCCGACGAGGCGGTCAACTCCGCCCACGGGGCGCTCTTCGCCCAGTACTGGCCGGCCCTCAGGCCGCTGGCGGGCGCGGCGGACCTGGTGCGCGCCTGCGCCGCGCGCGGCCTGCGGGTGGTCCTGGCCAGCTCCGCGCAGAGCCCCGAGTTCGCGGCCATGCGCCGGGCGCTGGACGTGGACGACGCCGTCTTCGCGGCCACCTGCGCCGGGGACGTCGAGTCCAGCAAGCCCGAACCGGACCTCGTGCAGCGCGCCCTGGAACGGGCCGGGACCGGGCCGGAGGCCGCGGTGTTCGTCGGCGACACCGGCTGGGACGTGGAGGCTGCCCGCCGGGCGGACGTCCCCTGCGTGGGGGTGCAGTCCGGCGGATGGTCGAAGGCGGAGCTGACCGAGGCCGGCGCGGTGGAGGTCTACTCCGGGCCGGACGAGCTGGCGAAGCGCCTGGAGTCCAGCATCCTCCTCAGGCGCGGCAGCTGA